Genomic window (Corynebacterium simulans):
CGAAGACCCAGAGCTGTTCTTCCCAGTAGGCAACTCCGGCCCTGCACTTACCCAGATCGCAAAGGCCAAGCTGGTTTGCAACCGCTGCCCAGTTTCCTCCGCTTGCCTGAAGTGGGCACTGGAGTCCGGCCAGGATGCCGGCGTCTGGGGCGGTATGTCTGAGGAAGAGCGCCGCGCTCTCAAGCGCCGCCGCAACCGCGGCCGCGGCCGCGCACGCGTTACCGTTTAAATTTCACTCCCCTAATTCTCCGCTGACCTAACCCGATTTCCCACCGGCTGATCCAGCCACTAAAGTCAGTGGGTAAGTAATTTATCCGCTCACCTATTAGCAAGGAGGCCGCCCATGTCTAAGCGTGGTCGTAAGCGCAAGGATCGCCGTAAGAAGAGTGCAAATCACGGCAAGCGTCCTAGCGCATAAATAAGCAGCACGACAAAGGCTCGCTCTCCCTTCATTGAAGGAAGGCGAGCCTTTTGCTGTATCTAAAATAAGCTGCTGAATCTACCTTTGGATTTTAATTCCAGCGAACCTCGGTACGAGTTATTTCGATGGTGATGCGCTGACGCAGCGACTGTGGCGCTTTGGTGCCAGAACAACACTTGCGAACGAGCGCACGAACCACTTCTTCGCTTTCAAGCCGTGCTTGGCATTCGTCGCACTGGGCAATATGTTCAC
Coding sequences:
- a CDS encoding WhiB family transcriptional regulator, whose amino-acid sequence is MDWRHEAVCRDEDPELFFPVGNSGPALTQIAKAKLVCNRCPVSSACLKWALESGQDAGVWGGMSEEERRALKRRRNRGRGRARVTV
- a CDS encoding 50S ribosomal protein bL37 yields the protein MSKRGRKRKDRRKKSANHGKRPSA
- the rsrA gene encoding mycothiol system anti-sigma-R factor, with product MSNATGNNCGACNSPEVQALFCELLDERTSYARALEIREHIAQCDECQARLESEEVVRALVRKCCSGTKAPQSLRQRITIEITRTEVRWN